In Archangium violaceum, the following are encoded in one genomic region:
- a CDS encoding lytic polysaccharide monooxygenase: MTPATRKTLATCLAVPSLLSANVALAHGSMEVPLSRVYNCYKEGPENPQSAACKAAIQAYGTQAFYDWNGVRQGNANGQHRTLIPDGKLCSAANESHKGLDLARTDWKATQIAPNASGNFEFVFYATAVHATNYFQFYVTRPGYNPALPLKWSDLEAAPFCTVKSATAVNNRYRLSCPFPQGRTGSHVIYAIWQRSDSPEAFYACVDVKLGTTALAPTSSWKELGQVQARTDLPAGSTVTFRLFDSDGRDAETHPLLLDRAAPAADWLARLAERVNASSTHVRLGALQSSGEIAPIKDRQGNSVYGLDSGYTFQIDIQKPAADEASSK, encoded by the coding sequence ATGACCCCTGCCACCCGGAAGACCCTCGCGACGTGTCTCGCAGTGCCGTCCCTGTTGTCCGCCAACGTGGCCCTGGCGCACGGCTCCATGGAGGTGCCCCTCAGCCGAGTCTACAACTGCTACAAGGAAGGGCCGGAGAACCCCCAGTCCGCCGCGTGCAAGGCGGCCATCCAGGCCTATGGCACGCAGGCCTTCTATGATTGGAACGGGGTGAGGCAGGGGAACGCCAATGGACAGCACCGTACGCTCATCCCGGACGGGAAGCTGTGCAGCGCGGCCAACGAGAGCCACAAGGGCCTCGACCTGGCTCGGACGGACTGGAAGGCGACGCAGATCGCCCCGAATGCCAGCGGCAACTTCGAGTTCGTCTTCTATGCAACCGCGGTCCACGCCACCAACTACTTCCAGTTCTATGTGACCCGGCCGGGCTACAACCCCGCGCTGCCGCTGAAGTGGTCGGACCTGGAGGCGGCCCCCTTCTGCACGGTGAAGAGCGCCACGGCCGTGAACAACCGCTACCGGCTGAGCTGCCCGTTCCCTCAAGGGCGGACGGGCTCCCATGTCATCTATGCCATCTGGCAGCGCTCGGACAGCCCCGAGGCGTTCTACGCCTGCGTGGACGTCAAGCTCGGCACCACGGCCCTCGCCCCGACCTCCTCCTGGAAGGAGCTCGGCCAGGTGCAGGCCCGCACGGACCTGCCCGCCGGAAGCACGGTCACCTTCCGCCTGTTCGACAGTGATGGAAGGGACGCGGAGACCCATCCCCTCCTGCTGGATCGCGCGGCCCCGGCGGCGGACTGGCTCGCCCGTCTCGCCGAGCGGGTGAACGCGAGCTCCACCCACGTCAGGCTCGGGGCGCTTCAGTCCTCCGGGGAGATCGCTCCCATCAAGGACCGCCAGGGCAACAGCGTCTACGGCCTGGATTCTGGATACACCTTCCAGATTGACATCCAGAAGCCAGCGGCCGACGAGGCTTCCTCCAAGTAG
- a CDS encoding M14 family metallopeptidase, whose amino-acid sequence MPSPVTGVLAAAAALALSPLVARAGAPEEGPSRPSVLLARVSFKSRVDLDRLAETLDLSAAVDHEKKTVEAVLSPEEYDALVKEGRRVELLEEQTRILNEPREGWVSLAGGIPGYSCYRTVDETYAAMAQLPITYPNLASWNDIGDTWDKATAGGKPGDDLRVLVLTNKARSGSKARFFLMGGIHAREYTTAELATRFAEQLVSRYGTDPDVTWLLDYSELHVVVQSNPDGRRVAETGVSKRKNTNTSEGSCSTATYGVDLNRNSSFDWGGAGASSSACNDTYRGRSAASEPETKTLENYILSLFPDQRGPASTDPAPADATGLMLSLHSYGGYVLYPWSATTAAPPNATQLRTLGRKFNYFNGYQACQVSSCLYSASGSTDAFAYGRLGVAAFTFEMGGAFFESCTTFENTIVPKNMPALYYALKAARRPYQVAAGPDSINLALSASTVAQGTPVTLTARADDTRYGTNGGAEGSQAIAAARYSIDAPSWVSGTPTFALSAVDGSFNSTAESVQATVFTSGLAPGRHTIFVEGQDASGNWGVPTAIFLNVQ is encoded by the coding sequence ATGCCGTCGCCCGTCACTGGAGTTCTCGCAGCCGCCGCAGCGCTCGCCCTCTCACCTCTCGTTGCCCGGGCAGGAGCCCCCGAGGAGGGGCCGTCCCGTCCGTCCGTCCTCCTGGCCCGGGTGTCGTTCAAGTCCCGGGTGGACCTGGATCGACTCGCCGAGACGCTGGACCTCAGCGCGGCGGTGGATCATGAAAAGAAGACCGTGGAGGCGGTCCTCTCGCCCGAGGAGTACGACGCGCTGGTGAAAGAGGGCCGCCGCGTGGAGCTCCTCGAGGAACAGACGCGGATCCTGAACGAGCCGCGAGAGGGGTGGGTGTCCCTGGCCGGCGGGATTCCCGGCTACTCGTGCTACCGCACGGTGGACGAGACCTACGCCGCCATGGCGCAGCTGCCCATCACCTACCCGAACCTCGCCTCGTGGAATGACATCGGCGACACCTGGGACAAGGCGACGGCGGGAGGCAAGCCGGGAGATGACCTGCGGGTGCTGGTGCTGACGAACAAGGCGCGCTCGGGCTCCAAGGCGCGGTTCTTCCTGATGGGCGGCATCCACGCCCGCGAGTACACGACGGCGGAGCTGGCCACGCGCTTCGCCGAGCAACTCGTGAGCCGCTACGGCACGGACCCGGATGTCACCTGGCTGCTCGACTACTCCGAGCTGCACGTGGTGGTGCAGTCCAATCCGGACGGTCGCCGCGTCGCGGAGACGGGAGTGTCCAAGCGCAAGAACACCAACACCAGCGAGGGCTCCTGCTCCACGGCGACGTACGGAGTGGATCTCAACCGCAACAGCAGCTTCGACTGGGGTGGCGCGGGTGCGAGCAGCAGCGCGTGCAATGACACCTACCGGGGGCGCTCGGCGGCCTCCGAACCGGAGACGAAGACGCTGGAGAACTACATCCTCTCCCTCTTCCCGGATCAGCGCGGGCCCGCCTCTACGGATCCCGCCCCCGCGGACGCCACGGGCCTGATGCTCAGTCTCCACAGCTACGGCGGTTATGTGCTCTATCCCTGGTCGGCCACCACGGCGGCGCCGCCGAACGCGACCCAGCTGCGCACCCTGGGGCGCAAGTTCAACTACTTCAATGGCTACCAGGCATGCCAGGTGAGCTCGTGCCTGTATTCGGCCTCGGGCTCCACGGACGCCTTCGCCTACGGGCGGCTCGGCGTCGCGGCGTTCACCTTCGAGATGGGAGGTGCCTTCTTCGAGAGCTGCACCACCTTCGAGAACACCATCGTCCCCAAGAACATGCCGGCCCTCTACTACGCCTTGAAGGCGGCGCGGCGGCCGTATCAGGTGGCGGCGGGCCCGGACTCCATCAACCTCGCGCTGTCGGCGAGCACCGTGGCGCAGGGAACCCCGGTGACGCTCACGGCTCGGGCGGATGACACCCGCTACGGCACGAACGGGGGCGCGGAAGGCTCACAGGCCATCGCCGCCGCGCGCTACTCCATCGATGCGCCGTCCTGGGTGTCGGGGACGCCCACGTTCGCACTGAGCGCGGTGGACGGAAGCTTCAACAGCACGGCCGAGTCGGTGCAGGCCACGGTCTTCACCTCTGGCCTGGCACCGGGCCGGCACACGATCTTCGTGGAGGGCCAGGACGCCAGCGGCAACTGGGGCGTCCCCACCGCCATCTTCCTGAACGTGCAGTAG
- a CDS encoding ADP-ribosylglycohydrolase family protein yields the protein MKTPGKPADPARRERARLSLEGLSVGDAFGERFFVSPSVAQSLVEQRALPREPWNYTDDTEMALAIVRVLEEHGRIDQDALARLFGQRYRRNPRRGYGATAHDILQKIHLGLPWQTVSSEVFEGKGSMGNGGAMRVAPLGAWFADDLARVVSEARASAEVTHFHPEGQAGAIAIAVAAAWAHRWRETRPPARQLFDTVLDHTPPGETREGLEKAREWPLGATPTSAARALGSGQRVLSQDTVPFSVWCAARHLDSYEEALWSTVAGMGDRDTTCAIVGGIVALSAGRESIPRAWLSAREPLDAT from the coding sequence ATGAAGACGCCCGGAAAGCCCGCCGACCCCGCGCGCAGGGAGCGCGCCCGCCTCTCGCTCGAAGGACTGTCGGTAGGAGACGCGTTCGGGGAGCGCTTCTTCGTGTCCCCGTCCGTCGCCCAGTCCCTGGTGGAGCAGCGGGCCCTGCCGCGCGAGCCGTGGAACTACACGGACGACACGGAGATGGCGCTCGCCATCGTGCGGGTGCTCGAGGAGCACGGGCGCATCGACCAGGACGCGCTGGCACGGCTGTTCGGCCAGCGCTACCGGAGGAATCCACGCCGGGGCTACGGCGCCACCGCGCACGACATCCTGCAGAAGATCCACCTGGGGTTGCCCTGGCAGACGGTCTCCTCCGAGGTCTTCGAGGGCAAGGGCTCCATGGGCAACGGTGGAGCCATGCGCGTGGCGCCGCTGGGAGCCTGGTTCGCGGATGACCTGGCGCGGGTGGTGTCCGAGGCCCGGGCTTCGGCGGAGGTGACGCACTTCCACCCGGAGGGACAGGCAGGAGCCATCGCCATCGCCGTGGCGGCCGCGTGGGCACACCGCTGGAGGGAGACACGCCCGCCCGCGCGCCAGCTCTTCGACACCGTCCTCGACCACACGCCCCCGGGTGAGACCCGGGAGGGACTGGAGAAGGCGCGCGAGTGGCCGCTCGGGGCGACGCCCACGTCCGCGGCCCGGGCACTGGGCAGCGGGCAGCGCGTCCTCTCCCAGGACACCGTGCCCTTCTCGGTGTGGTGCGCGGCCCGGCACCTGGACAGCTACGAGGAGGCACTCTGGAGCACGGTGGCGGGGATGGGGGACCGCGATACCACCTGTGCCATCGTGGGCGGCATCGTCGCGCTGAGCGCGGGGCGTGAGTCCATTCCCCGGGCCTGGCTCTCGGCGCGCGAGCCGCTCGACGCGACCTAG